From the genome of Candidatus Thermoplasmatota archaeon, one region includes:
- a CDS encoding PKD domain-containing protein: MSDRPPRTKGRLGALLVAALFVAPPLAAALEAEAPSLAREPTPSDTLLPPFPLIDRSRDRPVADAGVHGVLLDILRQVPDPTSIGGTMADLLPMTVEETIERMATDPSAKVNTITFPPQPDVYVITGVHHVHESWVFQSEVRFENAEIIYHSTRASNEHWSIRGDPNVKITVLNSRFRQVDGDRAAYGTLNARGDLLIRNSHFSEVTVYADVYYSKVNDVVTVAYAGNSRIEDSKFENAITGLTVTQNITVERSLFTKSYTGMRIAKHAAMRGMGIGTVRDSTFVMNTIGLEIASGAGGTYESLHATANGIGVKCASNGDHDGVTQTKEVPPPVVRNSNLMENYGDAIQGVNGITLTVGTVTVNVPTSECDYLDNHYGGTGVYADTVFASNMDELNVRRATAWSLPNVPALPFALQIITTAVTIPASGSLSLSGPLIVKFPGSLTMTGTPTTRPQMHANGFPFGAKPNGRMTLTRTDVNGDTNLFLRNDNDTVTEVDLKGGFLFHGVYAHRTNATISKLNVLGGGPNGYGLYYIAGTLVGDAVYTHLVQDSTFRNAGLGGIAALLDVPTIRRNTIEDVGGSGIIMALAANPKVESNTVRRVGSNGIASLLNTNTLIEGNTVSHVPTAILPALDVSAANVKNNKVSHMRIGIGAVIEQVTTDGNLLEKGHLGILSGLNPSMLSKNDRFASLVTGFFSQTDPNPAKVENALFTYNVMGLGVLDGTVDAKDNDFLHHAGAALFTWDAEALASINCADCHMTSGDTVDGTVTPAVATWRSTPDAGKIKPQWWPKAQTISAGKYTPPALLEGPVFAANGATIEILDKTIDLAGFGIAAKGTATEGKLDVRRSDLKGGAFIAFDSAGTVFQDNVVTDFSWGTSLYAYRKAPTASVSCNWIKNTHAALAYARGASSSILKLDRNLFENFSEFRLGMDRRIGSYAENAEVKNGAFLRIGSASVSGVDRAGKGTLTLTDNNFLSGRSGFEDYAGNSGHKVPEQGAPQADVRNNFWALPDGPRVIERRFVLTKIETETTRNSPGAELSLWVDSQTGKALWEPFRVAPASQLPCTRPFSSTPASATELDTITFTTRSFDPSGFGTTSTWDFGDGSATAAGAIVSHRFLDGGPHTVTETVTTGQGRSSTVSRTITVAHVNPVADFAETIVNELTPVPFTDLSTHPNPADAPPTGWTYAWDFDASGTTDSTVREPSHRYVDGGPWTARLTVTDNDGRTHVRNKALVIPHVPPVAGFSTAGALETDVWAFTDTSTHPNAPRDGIQARAWSCTDGFTATSANPTHKFADGGTYGCTLTVHDNDGMSDSEGATLAVAHVPPLAAFDVAGAKDSDTWTLTDRSTHPNAPTDGITTRAWSCSDGASGSAATLAHKFADGGSYTCSILVGDNDGLTATAERSIAVAHSAPVAAFTWTGSLETDTFAFIDGSTHPNAPVDAIVSRLWECDDGFASTEAAPTHRFADGGTKRCTLSVTDDDGIVTSVTKSVAVGHVAPLPDFTHAGATELDTWSFTDASTHPNPADAPPAGWSWSWNLGDGSSATGASTTRRYADGGTKTVRLTATDNDGVSAFAEKSLVVAHVHPVADFTFTGALESETFAFADASTHPNAPHDGIATRAWSCTDGWTSTAAAPTHKFVDAGTYTCSLTVTDNDGRSSTIAKSVLVGVTRPVVSFTVLGAKETDTYVFTDATTHPNPDDAPPTGWTWSWAFGDGGTSAIRSSTRRYADGGEYVVVHRATDNDGEGGEATRTVSVAHIAPLAAFSVSDLAPELGELVTFTDASTHPNAPNDAIVSWSWTFGDGASSAARNPTHSYSAVGSYTVRLVVTDDDGMTREATAIVNAGNLPPVADFTWSPLYPEMGQRTNFTDLSHDPDGSIVNWTWWVGVPPYRYLQHPTNVTYAASGGKLVCLTVKDDGGRTTTRCKTIMVDDNLVATVHFDAHQQKVYEPVSGKVWVRWDRYGGLPTQNAMVRYESWLKTDHASNPPITTEWPVECDAYDCRFGTSVSSQPYYQYQEGSTDSEGNFYFWYYDREGGVGNWDLRRNNVPGQHDYRILVWTNQGILGNWERATITGSYFVGEDISPVISHG; this comes from the coding sequence GTGAGCGATCGACCGCCGCGAACCAAGGGTCGCCTCGGGGCCCTTCTCGTCGCCGCCCTGTTCGTCGCGCCGCCCCTCGCCGCGGCGCTCGAGGCCGAGGCTCCGTCCCTCGCGCGCGAACCGACCCCGAGCGACACCCTCCTGCCGCCTTTCCCCCTCATCGACCGTTCGCGCGATCGACCCGTCGCGGACGCGGGCGTTCACGGCGTCCTCCTCGACATCCTCCGCCAGGTGCCGGACCCGACGTCGATCGGCGGCACGATGGCCGACCTCCTCCCGATGACGGTCGAGGAGACCATCGAACGCATGGCGACCGACCCCTCCGCGAAGGTGAATACGATCACGTTCCCGCCGCAACCCGACGTCTACGTCATCACCGGCGTCCACCACGTGCACGAAAGCTGGGTCTTCCAGAGCGAAGTCCGATTCGAGAACGCGGAGATCATCTACCACAGCACCCGGGCCTCGAACGAGCACTGGTCGATCCGGGGCGACCCGAACGTGAAGATCACGGTCCTTAACTCCCGCTTCCGGCAAGTGGACGGGGACCGGGCGGCGTACGGCACGCTGAACGCGCGCGGCGACCTCCTCATCCGGAATTCCCACTTCAGCGAGGTGACCGTGTATGCGGACGTCTATTACTCCAAGGTCAATGACGTCGTCACCGTGGCCTACGCGGGCAACAGCCGCATCGAGGATTCGAAGTTCGAGAACGCGATCACGGGCCTCACCGTCACCCAGAACATCACAGTCGAGCGCTCGCTCTTCACGAAGAGCTACACGGGCATGCGCATCGCCAAACACGCCGCGATGCGCGGGATGGGCATCGGCACGGTCCGGGATTCCACCTTCGTGATGAACACGATCGGCCTCGAGATCGCCTCAGGCGCGGGCGGCACGTACGAATCGCTCCACGCCACGGCGAACGGCATCGGCGTCAAGTGCGCCTCGAACGGCGACCACGACGGCGTCACCCAGACCAAGGAGGTGCCGCCGCCGGTCGTCCGCAACTCGAACCTGATGGAGAACTACGGCGACGCCATCCAGGGCGTGAACGGCATCACGCTCACGGTCGGCACCGTCACGGTCAACGTCCCGACGAGCGAGTGCGACTACCTCGACAACCACTACGGCGGAACGGGCGTCTATGCGGACACGGTCTTCGCGAGCAACATGGACGAGCTCAACGTTCGCCGGGCCACGGCATGGAGCCTCCCCAACGTCCCCGCCCTCCCGTTCGCGCTCCAGATCATCACGACAGCCGTCACCATCCCCGCGAGCGGATCGCTCTCGCTCTCGGGGCCGCTCATCGTCAAATTCCCCGGTTCGCTCACCATGACGGGGACGCCCACGACGCGACCCCAGATGCACGCGAACGGGTTCCCGTTCGGCGCGAAACCCAACGGCCGCATGACCCTCACGCGCACGGACGTGAACGGCGACACGAACCTGTTCTTGCGCAACGACAACGACACGGTGACCGAGGTCGACCTCAAGGGCGGCTTCCTGTTCCACGGCGTTTACGCCCACCGCACAAACGCGACCATCTCGAAGCTCAACGTCCTGGGAGGCGGCCCGAACGGCTACGGTCTCTACTACATCGCGGGCACGCTCGTGGGCGACGCGGTCTACACGCACCTCGTGCAGGACAGCACGTTCAGGAACGCGGGCCTCGGCGGCATCGCCGCGCTTCTCGACGTGCCGACGATCCGCCGCAACACGATCGAGGATGTGGGCGGGTCGGGCATCATCATGGCGCTCGCCGCGAATCCCAAGGTGGAGAGCAACACGGTGCGACGGGTCGGCTCGAACGGCATCGCGAGCCTCCTCAACACGAACACGCTCATCGAGGGCAATACCGTCTCGCACGTCCCGACCGCGATCCTGCCCGCGCTCGACGTGTCGGCCGCGAACGTCAAGAACAACAAAGTCTCGCACATGCGCATCGGGATCGGGGCCGTCATCGAGCAGGTGACGACCGACGGCAACCTTCTCGAGAAGGGCCACCTCGGCATCCTGAGCGGCCTCAACCCGTCCATGCTTTCGAAGAACGACCGGTTCGCGAGCCTCGTCACAGGCTTCTTCAGCCAGACGGACCCGAACCCGGCCAAAGTCGAGAACGCCCTCTTCACCTACAACGTCATGGGCCTCGGGGTTCTCGACGGCACGGTGGATGCGAAAGACAATGACTTCCTCCACCACGCGGGCGCCGCGCTCTTCACGTGGGACGCGGAAGCCCTCGCGTCGATCAACTGCGCGGATTGCCACATGACCTCGGGCGACACGGTCGACGGCACCGTCACACCCGCGGTGGCGACGTGGCGGTCGACGCCCGACGCCGGCAAGATCAAGCCCCAGTGGTGGCCGAAGGCCCAGACCATCAGCGCCGGGAAATACACGCCCCCCGCCCTCCTCGAAGGCCCTGTCTTCGCGGCGAACGGCGCGACGATCGAGATCCTCGACAAGACGATCGACCTCGCGGGATTCGGCATCGCCGCGAAGGGCACGGCCACGGAGGGCAAGCTCGACGTCCGCCGCTCGGACCTCAAGGGAGGCGCCTTCATCGCCTTCGATTCCGCGGGGACGGTCTTCCAGGACAACGTGGTGACCGACTTCAGTTGGGGCACGTCCCTCTACGCCTACCGCAAGGCGCCCACGGCCTCGGTGTCCTGCAACTGGATCAAGAACACGCACGCAGCGCTCGCCTATGCTCGCGGTGCGTCGAGTTCGATCCTCAAGCTTGATCGCAATCTGTTCGAGAATTTCTCCGAATTCCGCCTCGGCATGGACCGCCGCATCGGGAGCTACGCCGAGAACGCCGAGGTGAAGAACGGCGCGTTCCTTCGGATCGGGAGCGCGTCCGTCTCGGGCGTCGACCGCGCGGGGAAAGGAACCCTCACGCTCACGGACAACAATTTCCTGAGCGGCCGCAGCGGCTTCGAGGACTACGCCGGCAATTCCGGGCACAAGGTGCCGGAGCAGGGCGCCCCGCAGGCCGACGTCCGCAACAACTTCTGGGCCCTCCCCGACGGGCCCCGCGTGATCGAGCGGAGATTCGTCCTCACGAAGATCGAAACCGAAACGACGCGCAACAGCCCGGGCGCGGAGCTCAGCCTGTGGGTCGACTCGCAAACCGGCAAAGCGCTCTGGGAACCCTTCCGCGTCGCGCCCGCCTCGCAGCTTCCCTGCACGCGGCCATTCTCGTCCACCCCCGCGTCCGCAACCGAGCTCGACACGATCACGTTCACGACGCGGTCCTTCGACCCCTCGGGCTTCGGAACGACCTCGACGTGGGACTTCGGCGACGGGTCGGCGACGGCCGCGGGGGCAATCGTCTCGCATCGTTTCCTCGACGGCGGCCCCCACACGGTGACCGAAACGGTCACCACGGGACAGGGCCGATCGTCGACCGTGAGCAGGACGATCACCGTCGCCCACGTGAACCCGGTTGCTGACTTCGCCGAGACGATTGTGAACGAACTCACGCCGGTGCCCTTCACGGACCTCTCGACGCACCCGAACCCGGCGGACGCGCCGCCCACCGGCTGGACGTACGCTTGGGACTTCGACGCGAGCGGCACCACGGACAGCACGGTCCGCGAGCCTTCCCACCGGTATGTCGACGGCGGCCCCTGGACCGCGCGCCTGACGGTGACCGACAACGACGGCCGCACGCACGTCCGGAACAAGGCGCTCGTCATCCCCCACGTCCCGCCGGTCGCGGGCTTCTCGACCGCGGGCGCCCTCGAGACGGATGTCTGGGCCTTCACGGACACGAGCACGCATCCCAACGCTCCCCGGGACGGGATTCAGGCGCGGGCCTGGAGCTGCACGGACGGCTTCACCGCGACGAGCGCGAACCCGACGCACAAGTTCGCCGACGGCGGGACCTACGGCTGCACGCTCACCGTCCACGACAACGACGGCATGAGCGACTCCGAGGGCGCGACGCTCGCCGTCGCGCACGTCCCGCCCCTCGCCGCCTTCGACGTCGCGGGGGCGAAGGACAGCGACACGTGGACCCTCACGGACCGCAGCACGCACCCCAACGCGCCCACCGACGGCATCACGACGCGGGCCTGGAGCTGCAGCGACGGCGCGAGCGGGTCCGCCGCGACGCTTGCGCACAAGTTCGCGGACGGCGGTTCCTACACGTGTTCGATCCTCGTCGGCGACAATGACGGCCTCACGGCCACGGCGGAGCGCTCGATCGCGGTCGCCCACTCGGCGCCCGTCGCCGCGTTCACGTGGACCGGCAGCCTAGAAACCGACACCTTCGCCTTCATCGACGGGAGCACGCACCCCAACGCCCCTGTCGACGCCATCGTCTCGCGCCTCTGGGAATGCGACGACGGCTTCGCGAGCACCGAGGCCGCCCCGACGCACCGCTTCGCGGACGGAGGAACGAAGCGCTGCACGCTCAGCGTGACGGACGATGACGGGATCGTGACGAGCGTCACGAAGTCGGTCGCCGTGGGCCACGTCGCGCCGCTCCCCGACTTCACGCACGCGGGCGCCACCGAGCTCGACACGTGGAGCTTCACCGACGCGAGCACGCACCCGAACCCGGCCGACGCGCCGCCCGCAGGCTGGAGCTGGTCATGGAATCTCGGGGACGGGTCGAGCGCGACCGGCGCCTCGACGACCCGCCGCTACGCGGACGGCGGCACGAAGACGGTCCGCCTCACGGCGACCGACAACGACGGCGTCAGCGCCTTCGCCGAGAAGAGCCTCGTCGTCGCCCACGTCCACCCCGTCGCGGACTTCACGTTCACGGGCGCGCTTGAGAGCGAGACGTTCGCGTTCGCGGACGCGAGCACGCACCCGAACGCGCCGCACGACGGCATCGCGACGCGCGCGTGGAGCTGCACGGACGGATGGACCTCCACCGCCGCCGCCCCGACGCACAAGTTCGTCGACGCGGGGACGTACACCTGCAGCCTCACGGTGACCGACAACGACGGGCGCTCCTCAACCATCGCGAAGAGCGTTCTCGTGGGCGTGACGCGGCCCGTCGTCTCGTTCACCGTCCTCGGCGCGAAGGAGACGGACACGTACGTCTTCACCGACGCCACGACGCATCCGAACCCGGACGACGCTCCGCCGACGGGTTGGACCTGGAGCTGGGCCTTCGGTGACGGCGGGACGTCGGCGATCCGGAGCTCCACGCGGCGATACGCCGACGGCGGCGAATACGTCGTGGTCCATCGCGCGACCGACAACGACGGCGAGGGCGGCGAGGCGACCCGTACCGTGAGCGTCGCCCATATCGCGCCCCTCGCGGCTTTCAGCGTCTCCGATCTCGCGCCCGAGCTCGGCGAACTCGTGACCTTCACGGACGCCTCGACCCATCCGAACGCGCCGAACGACGCGATCGTCTCGTGGTCGTGGACGTTCGGGGACGGCGCATCGAGCGCGGCGCGGAATCCGACGCACAGTTACTCCGCCGTGGGCTCGTACACCGTGCGGCTCGTTGTGACGGACGACGATGGAATGACGCGCGAGGCGACGGCGATCGTGAATGCAGGCAACCTGCCGCCGGTGGCGGACTTCACGTGGAGCCCCTTGTATCCCGAGATGGGCCAGCGCACGAATTTCACGGACCTGTCCCACGATCCCGATGGCAGCATCGTGAACTGGACGTGGTGGGTCGGCGTCCCGCCGTACCGGTACCTCCAGCACCCGACCAACGTGACCTACGCCGCCTCGGGCGGAAAGCTCGTCTGCTTGACCGTGAAAGACGACGGCGGAAGGACGACCACCCGATGCAAGACCATCATGGTTGACGACAACCTCGTTGCGACCGTCCACTTCGACGCGCACCAGCAGAAGGTCTACGAGCCCGTTTCGGGCAAGGTCTGGGTCCGATGGGACCGCTACGGGGGACTTCCCACCCAGAACGCGATGGTCCGATACGAGTCCTGGCTCAAGACGGACCACGCAAGCAACCCTCCCATCACGACCGAGTGGCCGGTCGAATGCGACGCGTACGATTGCCGGTTCGGAACGAGCGTATCGAGTCAACCATACTATCAGTACCAGGAAGGGTCCACCGACTCCGAGGGCAACTTCTACTTCTGGTACTACGACCGCGAGGGCGGCGTCGGAAATTGGGACCTCCGCCGCAACAACGTCCCCGGCCAGCACGACTACCGCATCCTCGTCTGGACCAACCAGGGGATCCTCGGCAATTGGGAGCGCGCCACCATCACGGGGAGCTACTTCGTCGGCGAGGACATCTCGCCGGTGATCAGCCACGGTTGA